In Glycine max cultivar Williams 82 chromosome 15, Glycine_max_v4.0, whole genome shotgun sequence, the DNA window CTCCGCCGTGGTCGAGCACGACGACGCCTTCGGGGCCTCCCCCTTCCTACTCGTCACCGACACTGGCACCTCCGCCGGGAAACTCCTCGGCTATGTCGCGAGGAGCGACTGGACGAATCAAACCGACAAGGGCTTGAGAGTTGGGGACTACATGGCGCCACCTCCCAAGCCGGCGCCATGGAACGCCGacctaaataaaattaatgaaattatggaGAGTGAGAAAAGTGGTGCTGTGGCTTTGGAGAGGGATGGTGAGGTGGTTGATTTGGTGGTGAGGGAGGAGGTGGAGAGGGTTAGGGGATACCCAAAGCTGGTGGCGCCGGCTACAGTGGGGGCGGACGGGGAGTTTATGGTGGGGGCTGCGGTGGGGACGAGGGAGGACGATAAGGAGAGGTTGGAGCATTTGGTGAAGGCTGGGTTGAATGTTGTGGTGTTGGATAGTTCTCAAGGGAACTCAATTTATCAGTTGGAGATGGTGAAGTATGTGAAGAGGGTGTACCCTGAGCTTGATGTGATTGGGGGGAATGTTGTGACTATGTACCAGGCTGAGAATCTGATTCAGGCTGGGGTTGATGGGTTGAGGGTTGGAATGGGGTCTGGGTCCATTTGTACTACTCAGGAGGTTTGTGCTGTGGGCCGTGGTCAGGTATATTTGATttgttgattgattgattactGTTTTGATCTTTGTTGCCCTTAGTATTGAATTTAGATGTGTGGTTTGTTCTTAGGTCTTAATTTGTGATCACAGTTGTGGTTTAGGAAATTGCAGACAAATGGAGATGATGTGACTGCAATTGCGGTCCCTGAGACTCCAAAAACCTTAACAGATAAAATCATGATCAATGGtggttttttaaaaccttggtttGTTGTGTTTGTCTTCGTGTTGGGATGAGTTTTTGCTGAATCTATGAGTTTTGTCAATGATCCTTTGTCAGGAGGCTAGCTGTCTATGGTTACCACCTTACCCGCTTGATGGGGCTTGTGTGGCATGCCTGATCCTTGGTGTTCCCTAAAGGACTTTTTAGTTAAAGGAAATGCTTGCTGTGTgctactttttgaaaaaaaaatttccccttTTGGAATATTTGTGAAGCTATTTTAACTGTTACTTGTAAAGATGTTTGAAAACAGGAAATGATGTGAAAGTAAGTTAgtgttttgttattatttattcaaaagaaataaaaaaaattccccaATCTTATTTAACGTAGGCTTTTTAGATCAGTGGGTCTTAGTGCCTAAAATTTGAACTTTTCGGTACAGTTGGCTTTAGACAATGAAATTTACATATTGAAtgcaaaagagttttttttctttttcttttagtaCCATAAGTGCATGTAGGCTTTAAATATTGTGCTTTAAATTTCTAGTTTTGTGGAATTTCAGCTCTCCGCAGTCATATTCTTGCGTAAAAATTGATTCCAACTTGTACTCAATGCTTTAATTCTTAATATTGACTATGGAGTTATGCTTTTCAGGCAACTGCTGTTTACAAGGTCTCATCCATTGCTTATAAAAGTGGTGTTCCTGTGATTGCTGATGGTGGCATCTCGAACTCTGGTCATATTGTTAAGGCTTTGTCATTGGGAGCGTCAACTGTTATGATGGGAAGCTTCTTGGCTGGTAGCCTTGAGGCTCCTGGGGCTTATGTATATCAGGTATGATTATGGCCTGATGGAATCTTGTATAAATTGTGATTTCCTATTTATTTGTGTAAAAGTTTATATTGTAGTATAGTGTTGCAAAGAAAATCTCTTTAGAAGTAGAGAACATGGAAGATTGTGTAATGTCTGTAGTTAAAAGTGAGTTATTGTGATGAAAATTGGAAACCTCATTAGTTAGAAATGAAAAGATTGCATTGTTTTGTTATTATTGGCTTTTGGCCATTTGaacaaataagtaaataacTGACTGTTTTACATGTTGTATTCATGActaattagataatatttttgttgttcctCTAGGAActatatgttaatattattacatttatgaaaatatgcttctctctctctcactttcactttttgatattattttctttcctttcttagtTTCACTAAATTGTTCTTGCCTGCTCATGCTCAAACAAGAATAAATAtggtaataatatattaatatgcaATACTAACTACCTTTTTCTGCACCAGAATGGTCAACGTGTCAAAAAGTATAGAGGAATGGGTTCCCTAGAAGCTATGACTAAAGGGAGTGATGCAAGGTACTTGGGTGATACAGCAAAGCTAAAAATTGCTCAGGGGGTTGTTGGAGCTGTTAAAGATAAGGGTTCTGTCTTGAATTTCATACCATACACCTTGCAAGCAGTCAGGCAAGGGTTTCAGGATATCGGTGCCTCCTCTCTACAGTCTGCTCATGACCTTCTAAGATCCAGGGAGTTAAGACTGGAGGTACTGTTGAGCCACTCTTCTAGTTATTTATGTCTTGCTCTGGCTATTAATGAAGTTTTTATCATTTGCACAATCAAAAAAGGTGGTGCTATTTGTTGAGGGTCTGCCTATTTCCTGTCGCACCCATCTATTTGGCTTTGTTcagtagttttttattttcaccatGTGAAAAAGCTAGGATAATGCAGTTGTGTAAAAATAAAACCCTTTTGTTTGCCGTTGCATTCTTAAACcagaaaaacaagaaaaggaGTAAAAGAAATCACTGCAGCAGTTTATTAAGCTTGTCTTTGCCGGGTATGATTAATCCAAAGCAATTcaggactaaaaaataaatctgtGTTTGCCTGTATGATCCTAAATACttcttgattttaaaaacaaaagatgaaaaGTACCTTGTTTTGCTTTTGCTTCATTTGGGTGAGTGTTCtggtaaaattttaaatcaccTGAGTTTACTATGTTTACAAGCCATGACTGTTTTGCATGCATGTAACTTTGCTTGATAGGAGTATTTCGTTTAAAGTGCATTTGACATGACATTTGAGTAAACTCCCAATTTGGTCCTCAAACAAAAAACTGATCATTGAATGATGGCAGCCCTAGTAACAATAGCTTTCTGGTTTATTCTGATGTAAAAAGCAATGTCATTCAAGGATCAGATTTAtgtcattcataatttttagaGAACCAAATTATTGCTCAAAAAAACTTTCCATCTCGAGAATGTGGTGTTACTCGattatgttcttaatatttgGTTTGCTCTTCCCAGGTCCGGAGTGGAGCAGCACAGGTTGAAGGTGGAGTTCATGGGCTGGTTTCTTATGAAAAGAAATACTTTTGAAGTATGAAACCATCCAAAATCATAAGCGGTGCTATAATCCCTTGCTGCAGTTCAGCATAAAAGAAGGGAACACACTGTTATTGGTTAGTGGCAACTTGTTGCTACTCTGTCAAGCGAATTGAAGTTTATACCAATAGAACATCGTGGGAATTTTCTTCCCTGAGGTTCTGAAGGAAGAACACTGATTTcgtggtttttttttgttttttttcatctcCATTAGACTTTGTCAAATGTGTCATAGACTTTCCTAAATATATTTTGCATGTTTTCTGTCCTGTTAAGTAAATGTTACTGTCATAGTACTGCAAAAATTTCCTCCTATCTTATGAAAATaagactttataaaaaaaaattatggtactTGATATAAGACTTTTAACAAAGTTTTAGAAGTATTTTAGATTTGAATATGTTCgtcttttaaaatgttttctttaaattagtttttaaacaaattttattttagtactttaaaaattatatatgcaaaTTAGAAATTTATTGATAATCTCCAGCCCTGCCTTGCATAAGGTATGCATGATAATCTCCTACATCTTTATGCAAGATAAATCTTCACTCTTTTTGCTACCTCATCAACATCTCTTCTTGAGTCTCTGAATGTGAGCAACTTTCGGGCCAGCCATATATACTTCCACTGCGAACCAAACTATAAGCCATTGGTTCCGACCTCTAGAGCTAATAAACTCTTTGGAGGCTTTTATCACCTCCCAAAAAATCCAAACGGTCAAGAATACCCCTGCATTGCTTCAACCATTCTTGGGACCACGCTGTTGTTGCAAAATTAGGGTTGGGGATGAGCCACACTATGGAAGGATTTGTGAAAGGATCCCGGACTCGCACATCCTTCACGATCTTAGGCTTGCACATTTGCGTTGATTGGAGTAGGTTTTTGATGAAGCGACAATATGGTAGCAGAGGTTTCTGATAGAGCAGCAATTGCACCCTTTGAACCCAATGATAACGTGTACTGTGATCGACGTGGCCTTTCTCCAACTTGACGTGGGGAAGATGATGTCAATCATCCCCACCACGCTC includes these proteins:
- the IMPDH1 gene encoding inosine monophosphate dehydrogenase (The RefSeq protein has 4 substitutions compared to this genomic sequence), with product MDFTTPPIEDGFTAEKLFTQGFSYTYDDVIFLPHYIDFAADAVDLSTRLTRRLPLAVPFVASPMDTVSESAMAAAMASLGGIAVVHSNVPAAVQAAILRRAKSRRVPILSDPAFAAPSAVVEHDDAFGASPFLLVTDTGTSVGKLLGYVARSDWTNQTDKGLRVGDYMAPPPKPAPWNADLNKINEIMESEKSGAVALERDGEVVDLVVREEVERVRGYPKLVAPATVGADGEFMVGAAVGTREDDKERLEHLVKAGLNVVVLDSSQGNSIYQLEMVNYVKRVYPELDVIGGNVVTMYQAENLIQAGVDGLRVGMGSGSICTTQEVCAVGRGQATAVYNVSLIAYKSGVPVIADGGISNSGHIVKALSLGASTVMMGSFLAGSLEAPGAYVYQNGQRVKKYRGMGSLEAMTKGSDARYLGDTAKLKIAQGVVGAVKDKGSVLNFIPYTLQAVRQGFQDIGASSLQSAHDLLRSRELRLEVRSGAAQVEGGVHGLVSYEKKYF